From one Triticum urartu cultivar G1812 chromosome 3, Tu2.1, whole genome shotgun sequence genomic stretch:
- the LOC125544188 gene encoding uncharacterized protein LOC125544188 — MAAGVLVDFPSMGSACFFPSLESLLRDSTSRFLAAVSAAPDPDLTNFRSLFSRVLTTYPDPPLEAVWFFSALTFHDAPDDLRSILHLLSAFTASSPAAAKPLALLAPVVSELFHSAKPRREIEALVEAVLSYISICSSRPAGGEVNADAGRLLPGFGELVKVWSVRNSRDRCPFQVLFPLVGDEARRELMKDGCSVTFLAGVVVAEAFLLRLCLKVQGVAGVPRSELQKELRIWAVSSISVFQNQQFFGVLLNMLVNPPLPVYSLLSADDEILVRDVLYDALILVDYSFLNGAEVDQADSSLLPIFVSRLVITLDAINDARAKGDQGRAMSFINAFSTSNIPVYLARWAARQAGTDQLGKPVAITPQAFLKWLVDLEDKGLTVFGENCSRIRERLMHDDAKNDYHYQSRMGHSDADLFFIDKQSHQEGMHTEGGEDEEAAEMETADNAFMAAAQSMKVMANGIRKRKDCGNEDAAVVKFVKYKAEDSSVKDYFLSAATNGMSSGSEVENPQSDDEMEETA, encoded by the exons CTCACCAACTTCCGCTCCCTCTTCTCCCGTGTCCTCACCACCTACCCGGACCCTCCCCTCGAGGCCGTCTGGTTCTTCTCCGCGCTCACCTTCCACGACGCCCCCGACGACCTCCGCTCCATTCTCCACCTCCTCTCCGCCTTCACCGCCTCCTCCCCTGCCGCCGCCAAGCCCCTTGCGCTCCTCGCCCCCGTCGTCTCCGAACTCTTCCACTCCGCCAAGCCCCGCAGGGAGATTGAGGCGCTCGTCGAGGCTGTCCTCAGCTACATCAGTATTTGCAGCAGCCGCCCCGCTGGCGGCGAGGTCAACGCCGACGCTGGGAGGCTCTTGCCAGGTTTCGGGGAGCTGGTCAAGGTGTGGAGCGTGCGCAACTCGAGGGACAGATGCCCGTTCCAGGTCCTTTTCCCGCTAGTCGGGGACGAGGCCAGGCGGGAGCTCATGAAGGACGGCTGCAGCGTCACTTTCCTCGCCGGTGTGGTGGTGGCGGAGGCCTTCCTGCTCAGGCTCTGCCTCAAGGTGCAGGGTGTGGCTGGGGTGCCACGTTCTGAGCTGCAGAAGGAGCTAAGGATCTGGGCGGTTAGCTCTATCTCGGTCTTCCAGAACCAGCAATTCTTCG GAGTCCTGCTGAACATGCTTGTAAACCCTCCGCTGCCTGTTTATTCACTACTG AGTGCTGATGATGAGATCTTGGTGAGAGATGTCCTTTATGATGCTTTGATCTTGGTGGATTATTCATTCCTCAATGGAGCTGAAGTTGATCAAGCTGATAGTTCCCTTTTGCCTATTTTTGTGTCAAGATTGGTTATAACTCTTGATGCCATCAATGATGCCAG GGCCAAAGGAGATCAAGGGAGAGCAATGTCGTTTATCAACGCCTTCTCAACTTCAAATATTCCCGTTTACCTGGCTAGGTGGGCTGCTCGTCAAGCTGGCACTGACCAACTCGGCAAACCAGTTGCTATCACACCTCAAGCTTTTCTGA AGTGGCTTGTAGATCTCGAAGACAAGGGGCTCACAGTGTTTGGAGAGAACTGTTCAAGGATCAGGGAGAGGCTGATGCATGATGATGCCAAGAATGACTATCACTATCAGAGCAGGATGGGTCACTCAGACGCTGACCTTTTCTTCATTGACAAGCAGAGTCACCAGGAGGGTATGCACACAGAAGGTGGGGAGGATGAAGAAGCCGCGGAGATGGAGACAGCTGATAATGCTTTCATGGCTGCCGCTCAGTCCATGAAGGTGATGGCGAATGGCATAAGGAAAAGGAAGGATTGTGGAAATGAAGACGCAGCAGTTGTGAAGTTTGTGAAGTACAAGGCTGAAGACAGCTCGGTTAAGGATTACTTCTTGTCTGCTGCTACCAATGGCATGAGCAGTGGTAGCGAGGTGGAGAATCCACAGTCTGATGATGAGATGGAAGAAACAGCTTGA